A single region of the Streptomyces sp. ITFR-16 genome encodes:
- the def gene encoding peptide deformylase, which translates to MRNRPIPGSSGLVRTMSLLGDPVLHGACEPVTDFGPALGRLVEDLFATMYAAEGVGLAANQIGVPSRVFVYDCPDDEDVRHLGHVVNPTLVEADGLTVRGPEGCLSLPGLEAGTPRFDHAVVEGVTVAGEPVRISGTGFFARCLQHECDHLDGRVYPDRLSGLRRARVLRAARRAPWGRTG; encoded by the coding sequence ATGCGAAACCGCCCGATCCCCGGCAGTTCCGGCCTCGTCCGCACCATGAGTCTGCTCGGCGACCCGGTGCTGCACGGCGCCTGCGAACCGGTCACGGACTTCGGTCCCGCGCTCGGCCGGCTGGTGGAGGACCTGTTCGCCACGATGTACGCGGCCGAGGGTGTCGGGCTCGCCGCCAACCAGATCGGTGTGCCGTCAAGGGTGTTCGTCTACGACTGCCCGGACGACGAGGACGTCCGCCATCTCGGGCATGTGGTCAACCCCACCCTGGTCGAGGCGGACGGTCTCACCGTGCGCGGACCCGAGGGCTGTCTCTCGCTGCCGGGGCTCGAAGCCGGCACACCGCGCTTCGACCACGCCGTCGTCGAGGGCGTGACGGTGGCGGGGGAGCCGGTGCGGATCAGCGGGACCGGTTTCTTCGCGCGCTGCCTCCAGCACGAGTGCGACCACCTCGACGGCCGGGTCTACCCCGACCGGCTGAGCGGGCTGCGCCGGGCGCGGGTGCTGCGGGCGGCCCGCCGGGCACCCTGGGGGCGCACCGGCTGA
- a CDS encoding TetR family transcriptional regulator, with the protein METTRQAERQRTAAERRRRELLEAADRVVLRDGPGASMNAIAAEAGITKPILYRHFGDKGGLYRALAKRHTDALLSALRAALDAPADRRARVEATLDTYLAAIEARPQVYRFLMHPSDDADTAPSPEQGFDVGRHSAPLLRRLGEELAMVIAERVDLGPDSQEMARIWGHGIVGMMHAAGDWWLGERPCSREQLVRSLADLLWGRLAAAGDLAGGPGF; encoded by the coding sequence ATGGAGACCACACGACAGGCCGAGCGACAGCGGACCGCGGCCGAGCGCCGCCGCCGCGAGCTGCTCGAGGCCGCCGACCGCGTGGTGCTCAGGGACGGCCCGGGTGCCTCGATGAACGCCATCGCGGCGGAGGCCGGCATCACCAAGCCCATCCTCTACCGGCACTTCGGCGACAAGGGCGGCCTGTACCGCGCCCTCGCCAAGCGGCACACCGACGCCCTGCTCAGCGCCCTGCGCGCCGCGCTCGACGCCCCCGCCGACCGGCGCGCCCGGGTCGAGGCGACCCTCGACACCTACCTCGCCGCGATCGAGGCCCGCCCGCAGGTCTACCGCTTCCTGATGCATCCCTCCGACGACGCCGACACCGCGCCCTCCCCCGAGCAGGGCTTCGACGTGGGCCGGCACTCCGCCCCGCTGCTGCGCCGCCTCGGCGAGGAGCTCGCCATGGTCATCGCCGAGCGGGTGGACCTCGGCCCGGACAGCCAGGAGATGGCCCGGATCTGGGGCCACGGGATCGTCGGCATGATGCACGCGGCCGGTGACTGGTGGCTGGGCGAGCGGCCCTGCTCCCGCGAACAGCTGGTCCGCAGCCTGGCCGATCTGCTCTGGGGCCGGCTGGCCGCGGCGGGCGACCTGGCCGGGGGCCCCGGGTTCTGA
- a CDS encoding acyl-CoA dehydrogenase family protein, which yields MAEFTLELNDDQKQVRDWLHGFAADVIRPAASEWDEREETPWPVIQEAAKVGIYSLDFYAQQFFDPTGLGIPMAMEELFWGDAGIALSIVGTGLAAVGVLANGTEEQIGTWIPQMYGDADDVKVAAFCSSEPDAGSDVASMRTRAVYDQAKDEWVLNGTKTWATNGGIANVHVVVAVVDAELGSKGHASFIVPPNTPGLSQGQKFKKHGIRASHTAEVVLEDVRIPGHCLLGGKEKLDQRLARARERAASGGGERVKNAAMATFEASRPAVGAMAVGTARAAYEVALDYAKTRTQFGRPIIDNQGIAFQLADMRTQIDAARLLVWRASWMATAGKPFESAEGSMSKLYASETAKKVTAQAVQILGGNGFTREYPVERMHRDAAIYTIFEGTSEIQRLVIARTLSGMPIR from the coding sequence ATGGCCGAGTTCACGCTCGAGCTCAACGACGACCAGAAGCAGGTCCGTGACTGGCTTCACGGCTTCGCCGCGGATGTGATCCGCCCGGCGGCTTCGGAGTGGGACGAGCGTGAGGAAACGCCCTGGCCCGTCATCCAGGAGGCGGCCAAGGTCGGCATCTACTCCCTCGACTTCTACGCCCAGCAGTTCTTCGACCCCACGGGCCTCGGCATCCCGATGGCGATGGAGGAGCTGTTCTGGGGCGACGCCGGCATCGCCCTGTCGATCGTCGGTACGGGCCTGGCGGCCGTTGGCGTCCTCGCCAACGGCACCGAGGAGCAGATCGGCACCTGGATCCCGCAGATGTACGGCGACGCCGACGACGTGAAGGTCGCCGCCTTCTGCTCCTCCGAGCCCGACGCGGGATCCGACGTCGCCTCCATGCGGACCCGCGCGGTGTACGACCAGGCCAAGGACGAGTGGGTGCTCAACGGCACCAAGACCTGGGCGACCAACGGCGGCATCGCCAACGTCCACGTCGTGGTCGCCGTCGTCGACGCCGAACTGGGCTCCAAGGGGCACGCCTCCTTCATCGTGCCGCCGAACACCCCCGGCCTCTCCCAGGGCCAGAAGTTCAAGAAGCACGGCATCCGCGCCTCGCACACCGCCGAGGTCGTCCTGGAGGACGTGCGCATACCCGGCCACTGCCTGCTCGGCGGCAAGGAGAAGCTCGACCAGCGCCTCGCCCGGGCCCGTGAGCGCGCCGCCTCCGGTGGTGGCGAGCGGGTGAAGAACGCCGCGATGGCCACCTTCGAGGCCTCCCGCCCGGCCGTCGGCGCGATGGCGGTCGGCACCGCCCGTGCCGCGTACGAGGTGGCGCTGGACTACGCGAAGACCCGCACCCAGTTCGGCCGCCCGATCATCGACAACCAGGGCATCGCCTTCCAGCTCGCCGACATGCGCACCCAGATCGACGCGGCCCGGCTGCTGGTCTGGCGCGCCTCCTGGATGGCGACCGCCGGCAAGCCCTTCGAGTCCGCCGAGGGCTCCATGTCCAAGCTGTACGCGAGCGAGACCGCCAAGAAGGTCACCGCGCAGGCCGTCCAGATCCTGGGCGGCAACGGCTTCACCCGCGAGTACCCGGTGGAGCGCATGCACCGGGACGCCGCGATCTACACGATCTTCGAGGGCACGAGCGAGATCCAGCGCCTGGTGATCGCGCGGACGCTGTCCGGGATGCCCATCCGCTGA
- a CDS encoding glutathione peroxidase: MTLYDIPLETLTGEATTLGDYRGRAVLLVNVASKCGLTPQYAGLERLQKEYGDRGLTVLGVPCNQFGGQEPGSSEEIQTFCSTTYGVSFPLLAKTDVNGAGRHPLYAELTRLADAEGEAGDVQWNFEKFLISPAGEPVARIRPRTEPEAPEVIAAIEAQLPA; encoded by the coding sequence ATGACGCTGTACGACATCCCGCTCGAGACCCTCACGGGCGAGGCGACCACGCTGGGCGACTACCGCGGCCGCGCGGTGCTGCTGGTGAACGTCGCCTCCAAGTGCGGTCTGACCCCGCAGTACGCCGGTCTGGAGCGGCTCCAGAAGGAGTACGGGGACCGGGGCCTGACGGTGCTCGGCGTGCCGTGCAACCAGTTCGGCGGCCAGGAGCCGGGCAGTTCGGAGGAGATCCAGACGTTCTGCTCGACGACGTACGGGGTGAGCTTCCCGCTGCTGGCGAAGACCGACGTCAACGGCGCCGGCCGGCACCCGCTCTACGCGGAGCTGACCCGGCTCGCGGACGCGGAGGGCGAGGCCGGGGACGTCCAGTGGAACTTCGAGAAGTTCCTGATCTCGCCCGCGGGCGAGCCGGTTGCCCGGATCCGGCCCCGCACGGAGCCGGAGGCCCCCGAGGTCATCGCGGCCATCGAGGCGCAGCTCCCCGCCTGA
- a CDS encoding GNAT family N-acetyltransferase: MTEIVPVSGPELVTYADELAALLVETVDGGSSVGFLAPLDRDAAACWWRERAASVDAGHLRIWIARDGERIAGTIGLARAPLPNARHRAEVAKLMVRPSARGRGLGTSLLAAVERAAAEDGITLLILDTESGSPAERLYRAAGWTECGSVPDYAGDPAGVLKPTTFYYKAVGLEAGTPRA, from the coding sequence ATGACCGAGATCGTCCCGGTGTCCGGACCCGAACTGGTCACGTACGCCGATGAACTGGCCGCCCTGCTGGTGGAGACCGTGGACGGCGGATCCTCCGTGGGCTTCCTCGCGCCCCTGGACCGGGACGCCGCCGCCTGCTGGTGGCGGGAGCGGGCCGCGTCCGTGGACGCCGGGCACCTGAGGATCTGGATCGCCCGGGACGGCGAGCGGATCGCGGGGACCATCGGCCTGGCCCGGGCCCCGCTGCCGAACGCCCGGCACCGCGCGGAGGTCGCCAAGCTGATGGTCCGTCCGTCGGCGCGCGGCAGGGGGCTCGGCACGTCGCTGCTGGCGGCGGTCGAGCGTGCGGCGGCCGAGGACGGCATCACGCTGCTGATCCTGGACACCGAGAGCGGCAGCCCGGCGGAGCGGCTGTACCGCGCGGCCGGCTGGACGGAGTGCGGGTCCGTGCCGGACTACGCGGGCGACCCGGCCGGGGTGCTGAAGCCGACGACCTTTTACTACAAGGCGGTCGGCCTCGAGGCGGGAACACCGCGCGCGTAA
- a CDS encoding XRE family transcriptional regulator: MRDADADETDTERPAAGSVDARLAARLAELRTGRGWSLDELARRSGVSRSTLSRLERGELSPTAALLGRLCAVHGRTMSRLLLEVEQEPALLVRAERQTVWRDEASGFVRRSVSPPHAGLRGEIVEGILGAGADVAYDGPPVPGLEQHVWVLEGAVEITVEGAVHTVRRGDCLRFRLYGPSRFHCPGPDRVRYALMIVAP, translated from the coding sequence ATGAGAGACGCGGACGCGGATGAGACGGACACGGAGAGGCCCGCAGCCGGCTCCGTCGACGCGCGGCTGGCGGCCCGGCTGGCGGAGCTGCGCACGGGGCGCGGCTGGTCGCTGGACGAGCTGGCCCGGCGCAGCGGGGTGAGCCGCTCGACGCTCTCCCGGCTGGAGCGCGGCGAGCTGAGCCCGACCGCCGCCCTGCTCGGAAGGCTGTGCGCCGTCCACGGACGGACCATGTCCCGGCTGCTGCTGGAGGTGGAGCAGGAGCCGGCCCTGCTGGTGCGCGCGGAGCGGCAGACGGTGTGGCGGGACGAGGCGTCCGGTTTCGTCCGCAGGTCCGTCTCGCCGCCGCACGCCGGTCTGCGCGGGGAGATCGTCGAGGGGATCCTCGGCGCCGGGGCCGATGTCGCCTACGACGGGCCGCCGGTCCCGGGCCTGGAGCAGCATGTCTGGGTCCTGGAGGGGGCGGTCGAGATCACCGTCGAGGGCGCCGTGCACACGGTCCGCCGGGGTGACTGCCTGCGGTTCCGGCTGTACGGCCCTTCGCGTTTCCACTGCCCGGGCCCGGACAGGGTCCGTTATGCGCTCATGATCGTCGCACCGTGA
- a CDS encoding cation:proton antiporter — translation MTDDQVFVGLGLIVVLAVGSQLLASRLRVPALLVLLPVGFTAGALTDDVHPQRLLGDAFSPLVSLAVAVILYDAGLGLDLRRLTGHSRRVVTRLLWLGTLLTLVSAALFAVPVLEMSLPAAVMLAAILVVSGPTVVGPLLDFVRPTERLRRVLVWEGSLIDPVGGILGALVFHGVLADTRPGTGSALGAFCASAAVGLAGGAAGAGALWLLLRLLRPGEVLATSLQLAAVIGVAAGCDALRDDTGLISAVVMGMALAHLPGLDVPARRPFFDTLVSLIIGLLFVSISATVTPASLRHVVLPSLALVALLVLVTRPLVAHLATARTDVPRGERWFIGWMAPRGIVAAATASTFSATLVEHGVVGAGRILPATFVVIVATVTLYGLTAFPVARRLGVLRPARSRPLLVGGAPWVVDLACALRAAGLDVLMWAGADRERDRIEAAGLQLAPGELLASATGTGAELEGITGVLLLTGEDDFNALASLTLRESVEGSVHRLAPPSTSHGVVAPYTGGEALFGGGLSGPELARRYAAGARVVARESGGPVPDGHRLLFVVRPDGLLLPATDARTPSPDPGDTVVLLTPPTDTPVSVQRYGLGHERRGRG, via the coding sequence ATGACGGACGATCAGGTCTTCGTGGGACTCGGACTGATCGTGGTGCTCGCGGTGGGGTCGCAGCTGCTGGCGAGCCGGCTGCGCGTGCCGGCGCTGCTGGTCCTGCTGCCCGTCGGTTTCACGGCCGGGGCGCTCACCGACGACGTCCACCCCCAGCGGCTGCTGGGCGACGCCTTCTCCCCGCTGGTGTCGCTGGCGGTGGCCGTGATCCTGTACGACGCCGGGCTCGGCCTGGACCTGCGGCGGCTGACGGGCCACAGCCGGCGCGTCGTGACCCGGCTGCTCTGGCTGGGGACCCTGCTGACGCTGGTGTCCGCCGCTCTGTTCGCCGTGCCGGTCCTGGAGATGTCGCTGCCTGCGGCGGTGATGCTCGCGGCGATCCTGGTCGTGTCCGGTCCGACCGTCGTCGGGCCGCTCCTCGACTTCGTCAGGCCCACGGAACGGCTGCGGCGCGTCCTGGTCTGGGAGGGCTCCCTGATCGACCCGGTCGGCGGGATCCTGGGGGCGCTCGTCTTCCACGGGGTCCTCGCGGACACCCGGCCGGGGACCGGCAGCGCGCTGGGCGCGTTCTGTGCCAGTGCGGCGGTGGGGCTGGCCGGCGGCGCGGCCGGTGCAGGGGCCCTGTGGCTGCTGCTGCGGCTGCTGCGGCCCGGCGAGGTCCTGGCCACCTCGCTGCAGCTCGCCGCCGTGATCGGGGTCGCGGCCGGCTGCGACGCGCTGCGCGACGACACGGGGCTGATCTCCGCCGTCGTGATGGGCATGGCCCTGGCCCATCTGCCGGGCCTGGACGTCCCCGCGCGGCGCCCCTTCTTCGACACCCTGGTCTCTCTGATCATCGGCCTGCTGTTCGTCTCCATCTCGGCCACCGTCACGCCCGCGTCCCTGCGGCATGTGGTGCTGCCGTCCCTCGCCCTCGTCGCCCTGCTGGTGCTGGTAACCCGGCCGCTCGTCGCACACCTCGCGACGGCCCGGACCGATGTGCCGCGCGGCGAGCGGTGGTTCATCGGCTGGATGGCCCCGCGCGGCATCGTCGCGGCGGCCACGGCCTCCACGTTCTCGGCGACGCTGGTCGAGCACGGCGTCGTCGGCGCCGGGCGCATCCTGCCGGCGACCTTCGTGGTGATCGTCGCCACGGTCACGCTGTACGGCCTGACGGCGTTCCCGGTGGCCCGCCGCCTCGGCGTGCTGCGCCCGGCCCGGTCCAGGCCCCTGCTGGTCGGCGGCGCGCCCTGGGTGGTGGACCTGGCGTGCGCCCTGCGTGCGGCGGGGCTGGACGTCCTGATGTGGGCGGGCGCCGACCGCGAGCGGGACCGGATCGAGGCGGCGGGGCTGCAGCTGGCCCCCGGCGAACTCCTCGCCTCGGCCACCGGCACGGGCGCGGAACTGGAGGGGATCACCGGCGTGCTGCTGCTCACCGGGGAGGACGACTTCAACGCGCTCGCCTCGCTCACGCTGCGGGAGAGCGTGGAGGGTTCGGTGCACCGGCTCGCCCCGCCCTCCACGAGCCACGGGGTGGTCGCTCCCTACACCGGGGGCGAGGCGCTCTTCGGCGGCGGGCTCAGCGGCCCGGAGCTGGCCCGGCGGTACGCGGCCGGGGCGCGCGTGGTGGCCCGGGAGTCCGGCGGTCCGGTCCCGGACGGCCATCGGCTGCTCTTCGTGGTGCGGCCGGACGGCCTGCTGCTGCCGGCGACGGATGCGCGGACCCCGTCTCCGGACCCCGGTGACACGGTCGTACTGCTGACCCCACCCACCGACACCCCTGTCTCAGTTCAGAGATATGGTCTCGGACATGAGAGACGCGGACGCGGATGA
- a CDS encoding DUF6011 domain-containing protein, whose protein sequence is MDPSETVPGTEPLPGTDGTGRRLVRCRLCGRPLTGTASRRTGLGPSCDAKLHPSPPDIRTRRHEVEQDVLPGT, encoded by the coding sequence GTGGACCCCTCAGAAACCGTCCCCGGGACCGAGCCGCTGCCCGGCACCGACGGGACCGGGCGCCGCCTGGTGCGCTGCCGGCTCTGCGGGCGCCCGCTGACCGGCACGGCCTCCCGCCGCACCGGTCTCGGCCCCTCCTGCGACGCCAAGCTGCACCCGTCGCCGCCCGACATCCGCACCCGCCGCCACGAGGTCGAGCAGGACGTGCTGCCCGGTACCTGA
- a CDS encoding acyl-CoA thioesterase II yields MTNPAERLVDLLDLERIEVNIFRGRSPDESLQRVFGGQVAGQALVAAGRTTDGDRPVHSLHAYFLRPGRPGVPIVYDVERVRDGRSFTTRRVTAVQQGRTIFNLTASFHRPEEAGFEHQLPPARVVPDPEELPTVAEEVREHLGALPEALERMARRQPFDIRYVDRLRWTRKEIEDADPRSAVWMRAVGPLGDDPLVHTCALTYASDMTLLDAVRIPVEPLWGPRGFDMASLDHAMWFHRPFRADEWFLYDQESPVATGGRGLARGRIYDRAGNLLVSVVQEGLFRRLDGASS; encoded by the coding sequence ATGACGAACCCCGCCGAGCGTCTGGTCGACCTGCTCGACCTGGAGCGGATCGAGGTCAACATCTTCCGGGGCCGCAGCCCCGACGAGTCGCTGCAGCGGGTCTTCGGCGGTCAGGTGGCGGGTCAGGCGCTGGTGGCGGCGGGCCGCACCACGGACGGGGACCGGCCCGTGCACTCGCTGCACGCCTACTTCCTGCGGCCGGGCCGTCCCGGGGTGCCGATCGTGTACGACGTGGAGCGCGTCCGGGACGGCAGGTCGTTCACGACCCGCCGGGTGACGGCCGTGCAGCAGGGCCGGACGATCTTCAACCTGACGGCGTCGTTCCACCGGCCGGAGGAGGCGGGCTTCGAGCACCAGTTGCCGCCGGCCCGGGTGGTGCCGGATCCCGAGGAGCTGCCGACGGTCGCCGAGGAGGTGCGTGAGCATCTGGGCGCGCTGCCCGAGGCCCTGGAGCGGATGGCGCGGCGTCAGCCGTTCGACATCCGGTACGTGGACCGGCTGCGCTGGACGCGGAAGGAGATCGAGGACGCGGACCCGCGCAGCGCGGTGTGGATGCGCGCGGTCGGCCCGCTGGGCGACGATCCGCTCGTGCACACCTGCGCGCTGACGTACGCCAGTGACATGACGCTGCTGGACGCGGTCCGCATTCCGGTGGAGCCGCTCTGGGGGCCGCGCGGCTTCGACATGGCGTCGCTGGACCACGCGATGTGGTTCCACCGGCCGTTCCGGGCGGACGAGTGGTTCCTGTACGACCAGGAGTCGCCGGTGGCGACGGGCGGACGGGGTCTGGCACGCGGCCGGATCTACGACCGGGCGGGCAATCTGCTGGTGTCCGTGGTGCAGGAGGGGCTGTTCCGCCGGCTGGACGGCGCGTCCTCGTAG
- a CDS encoding DUF3516 domain-containing protein has translation MTLIDQLPPTDDPDALFEAFSSWTETQGITLYPAQEEALIEVVSGANVILSTPTGSGKSLVAAGAHFTALAQDKVTFYTAPIKALVSEKFFDLCKLFGTENVGMLTGDASVNADAPVICCTAEVLASIALRDGKYADIGQVVMDEFHFYAEQDRGWAWQIPILELPQAQFVLMSATLGDVRMFEEDLTRRTGRPTSVVRSATRPVPLSYEYRLTPITETLTELLDTRQSPVYIVHFTQAAAVERAQSLMSINMCTKEEKEKIADLIGNFRFTTKFGQNLSRYVRHGIGVHHAGMLPKYRRLVEKLAQAGLLKVICGTDTLGVGVNVPIRTVLFTALTKYDGTRVRTLRAREFHQIAGRAGRAGFDTAGFVVAQAPEHVIENEKAVKKAGDDPKKKRKVVRKKAPEGFVAWSETTFDKLIQSDPEPLTSRFRVTHTMLLSVIARPGNAFEAMRHLLEDNHEPRRAQLRHIRRAIAIYRSLLDGGVVEQLDKPDAEGRIVRLTVDLQQDFALNQPLSTFALAAFELLDPDSPSYALDMVSVVESTLDDPRQILAAQQNKARGEAVGQMKADGIEYEERMELLQDVTYPKPLSELLWHAYDVYRRSHPWVGDHPVSPKSVIRDMYERAMTFTEFTSNYELARTEGIVLRYLASAYKALEHTIPDDIKSEDLEDLIAWLGEMVRQVDSSLLDEWEQLANPEVETAEQAQERADEVKPVTANARAFRVLVRNAMFRRVELAALDRVRDLGELDKDAGWDEDAWGEAMDAYWDEYEELGTGPDARGPKLLKIDEDAGHGLWRVRQTFADPNGDHDWGISAEVDLAASDEEGRAVVRVTSVGQL, from the coding sequence GTGACCCTTATCGATCAGCTGCCCCCGACCGACGACCCCGACGCCCTTTTCGAGGCTTTCTCGTCCTGGACCGAGACGCAGGGGATCACCCTCTACCCCGCTCAGGAGGAGGCGCTGATCGAGGTGGTCTCCGGGGCCAACGTGATCCTTTCCACCCCGACCGGTTCCGGAAAGAGCCTGGTCGCGGCGGGTGCGCACTTCACCGCCCTGGCCCAGGACAAGGTCACCTTCTACACCGCCCCGATCAAGGCCCTGGTCTCGGAGAAGTTCTTCGACCTGTGCAAGCTCTTCGGCACGGAGAACGTCGGCATGCTCACCGGGGACGCCTCGGTCAACGCCGACGCCCCGGTGATCTGCTGTACGGCCGAGGTGCTGGCCTCCATCGCGCTGCGTGACGGGAAGTACGCGGACATCGGCCAGGTCGTGATGGACGAGTTCCACTTCTACGCGGAGCAGGACCGGGGCTGGGCCTGGCAGATCCCGATCCTGGAGCTCCCGCAGGCCCAGTTCGTCCTGATGTCGGCCACGCTCGGTGACGTCAGGATGTTCGAGGAGGACCTGACCCGGCGCACGGGCCGCCCCACCTCCGTGGTGCGCTCGGCGACGCGTCCGGTGCCGCTCAGTTACGAGTACCGGCTGACGCCGATCACCGAGACGCTCACCGAGCTGCTGGACACCCGGCAGTCGCCGGTCTACATCGTGCACTTCACCCAGGCCGCGGCCGTCGAGCGGGCGCAGTCGCTGATGAGCATCAACATGTGCACCAAGGAGGAGAAGGAGAAGATCGCCGATCTCATCGGCAACTTCCGCTTCACCACCAAGTTCGGCCAGAACCTCTCGCGTTATGTGCGGCACGGCATCGGTGTGCACCACGCCGGCATGCTCCCGAAGTACCGCCGTCTCGTGGAGAAGCTCGCGCAGGCGGGGCTGCTGAAGGTGATCTGCGGTACGGACACGCTCGGCGTCGGCGTCAACGTCCCGATCCGTACGGTGCTCTTCACCGCGCTCACCAAGTACGACGGCACCCGGGTGCGCACGCTGCGGGCGCGCGAGTTCCACCAGATCGCGGGCCGGGCCGGGCGCGCGGGCTTCGACACGGCGGGCTTCGTCGTCGCGCAGGCCCCCGAGCACGTCATCGAGAACGAGAAGGCGGTCAAGAAGGCCGGCGACGACCCGAAGAAGAAGCGCAAGGTCGTCCGCAAGAAGGCCCCCGAGGGCTTCGTGGCCTGGTCGGAGACCACCTTCGACAAGCTGATCCAGTCCGATCCGGAGCCGCTGACCTCCCGCTTCCGGGTCACGCACACGATGCTGCTGTCGGTGATCGCGCGTCCGGGCAACGCCTTCGAGGCGATGCGGCATCTGCTGGAGGACAACCACGAGCCGCGCCGGGCGCAGCTGCGCCACATCCGCCGGGCCATCGCGATCTACCGTTCGCTGCTGGACGGCGGGGTGGTGGAGCAGCTGGACAAGCCGGACGCGGAGGGCCGCATCGTGCGGCTCACCGTCGATCTCCAGCAGGACTTCGCGCTGAACCAGCCGCTGTCCACGTTCGCGCTCGCCGCGTTCGAGCTGCTGGACCCCGACTCCCCTTCGTACGCGCTGGACATGGTCTCGGTGGTGGAGTCGACGCTCGACGATCCGCGCCAGATCCTGGCCGCGCAGCAGAACAAGGCGCGCGGTGAGGCGGTCGGGCAGATGAAGGCCGACGGCATCGAGTACGAGGAGCGGATGGAGCTCCTCCAGGACGTCACGTACCCGAAGCCGCTGAGCGAGCTGCTGTGGCACGCGTACGACGTCTACCGCCGCAGCCACCCGTGGGTGGGCGACCACCCGGTGTCGCCGAAGTCGGTGATCCGCGACATGTACGAGCGGGCCATGACGTTCACCGAGTTCACCTCGAACTACGAGCTGGCGCGCACCGAGGGCATCGTGCTGCGCTATCTGGCGAGCGCGTACAAGGCGCTGGAGCACACCATCCCGGACGACATCAAGTCCGAGGACCTGGAGGACCTCATCGCCTGGCTCGGGGAGATGGTCCGTCAGGTGGACTCCAGCCTGCTCGACGAGTGGGAGCAGCTCGCCAATCCGGAGGTGGAGACGGCCGAGCAGGCGCAGGAGCGGGCCGACGAGGTCAAGCCGGTCACGGCCAACGCCCGCGCCTTCCGGGTGCTCGTGCGCAACGCGATGTTCCGCCGGGTCGAGCTGGCCGCGCTGGACCGGGTCCGCGACCTCGGCGAGCTGGACAAGGACGCGGGCTGGGACGAGGACGCGTGGGGCGAGGCGATGGACGCGTACTGGGACGAGTACGAGGAGCTGGGCACCGGTCCGGACGCCCGCGGGCCGAAGCTGCTGAAGATCGACGAGGACGCCGGGCACGGCCTGTGGCGGGTCCGCCAGACGTTCGCCGACCCGAACGGCGACCATGACTGGGGCATCAGCGCCGAGGTCGATCTGGCCGCGTCCGACGAGGAGGGCCGGGCGGTCGTCCGGGTCACCTCCGTGGGCCAGTTGTGA
- a CDS encoding metal-dependent hydrolase, which translates to MMGPAHSLSGAAAWLGVGAAAAAAGHAMPWPVLVVGALITAGAALAPDLDHKSATISRAFGPISRGLCEIVDKLSHAVYKATRMRGDSTRNGGHRTLTHTWLWAVLIGAGASAAAITGGRWAVLGILFVHLVLAVEGLLWRAARVSSDVLVWLLGATSAWILAGILDKPGNGSDWLFTDPGQEYLWLGLPIVLGALVHDIGDALTVSGCPILWPIPVGRKRWYPVGPPKAMRFRAGSWVELKVLMPAFMVLGGVGAAAAMNVI; encoded by the coding sequence ATGATGGGACCGGCACACTCTCTGTCAGGGGCAGCTGCCTGGCTGGGGGTGGGTGCGGCCGCGGCAGCCGCGGGCCATGCCATGCCGTGGCCCGTCCTGGTCGTCGGGGCGCTGATCACCGCCGGTGCGGCGCTCGCCCCGGACCTCGACCACAAGTCGGCGACCATCTCGCGCGCCTTCGGCCCGATCTCCCGCGGCCTCTGCGAGATCGTCGACAAGCTCTCGCACGCCGTCTACAAGGCCACCCGCATGCGGGGCGACTCCACCCGCAACGGCGGCCACCGGACCCTGACGCACACCTGGCTGTGGGCGGTCCTGATCGGCGCGGGCGCCTCCGCCGCGGCGATCACCGGCGGCCGGTGGGCCGTGCTCGGCATCCTCTTCGTCCACCTGGTGCTCGCCGTCGAGGGACTGCTCTGGCGGGCCGCCCGGGTCTCCAGCGACGTCCTGGTGTGGCTGCTCGGCGCCACCAGCGCCTGGATCCTCGCGGGCATCCTCGACAAGCCGGGCAACGGCTCGGACTGGCTGTTCACCGACCCCGGCCAGGAGTACCTCTGGCTCGGTCTGCCGATCGTGCTCGGCGCCCTCGTCCACGACATCGGCGACGCGCTGACCGTCTCCGGCTGCCCGATCCTGTGGCCGATCCCGGTGGGGCGCAAGCGCTGGTACCCCGTCGGCCCGCCCAAGGCCATGCGCTTCCGGGCCGGCAGCTGGGTGGAGCTGAAGGTGCTGATGCCCGCGTTCATGGTGCTCGGGGGAGTGGGCGCGGCAGCCGCGATGAACGTCATCTGA